A genomic window from Gossypium hirsutum isolate 1008001.06 chromosome D12, Gossypium_hirsutum_v2.1, whole genome shotgun sequence includes:
- the LOC107945097 gene encoding metal-independent phosphoserine phosphatase, with protein sequence MATSSFLRNRYWVLRHGKSIPNEKGLIVSSLENGIRLEYQLASEGVEQAELAGKLFLKELKENDVPLENVRMCYSPFARTRHTAEVVASTLNLPFEGPQCKVMEDLRERYFGPSFELLSHDKYTEIWAMDEKDPFTRPEGGESVDDVASRLASAMATMESEYQGCTILVVSHGDPLQILQTILNAASKQMEPSCNDLASRIQAVRIPSILSQHRKFALLTGEIRAVR encoded by the exons ATGGCAACATCATCGTTTCTGCGTAACAGATACTGGGTCCTGAGGCATGGCAAAAGCATCCCAAACGAGAAAGGTCTTATTGTTTCTTCATTG GAAAATGGCATTCGCCTTGAATACCAATTAGCATCTGAAGGTGTTGAGCAGGCTGAGTTGGCTGGAAAATTATTCCTTAAG GAACTGAAGGAAAATGACGTACCACTTGAAAATGTGCGCATGTGTTACTCACCATTTGCAAGGACAAGACATACGGCAGAGGTTGTTGCATCCACTTTGAATCTTCCATTTGAGGGCCCTCAATGCAAG GTCATGGAAGATCTTCGAGAACGTTACTTTGGTCCTTCGTTTGAACTTCTGTCTCATGACAAA TATACAGAAATATGGGCAATGGATGAAAAAGATCCATTCACAAGGCCAGAAGGTGGAGAAAGTGTCGATGATGTGGCTTCTAGACTTGCAAGTGCTATGGCTACCATGGAATCAGAATACCAAGG ATGTACGATCTTGGTTGTCAGCCATGGCGATCCCTTGCAAATCTTGCAAACCATACTCAATGCAGCTTCAAAACAGATGGAACCAAGCTGCAATGACCTAGCATCGAGAATTCAAGCAGTTAGAATCCCATCTATTCTTTCACAGCATCGAAAGTTCGCATTGCTTACAGGAGAAATCAGAGCTGTTCGATAA
- the LOC107945098 gene encoding protein LAZ1 isoform X2 encodes MKITDYLLGYSPPIWATLIAGVFLVIALTLSVYLIFQHLSSYKHPEEQKFLIGFVSLVDPSISVYCSILRDCYESFAMYCFGRYLVACLGGEERTIEFMERLGYASSKTPLLGLDCEKGTVKHPFPMNYILRPWKLGQWFYQVVKFGIVQYMIIKLLTALLSLILEAFGVYCEGEFKWGCGYPYMAVVLNFSQSWALYCLVQFYTVTNDELAHIKPLAKFLTFKSIVFLTWWQGVAIALFFSLGLFRSKIAEGLELKSSVQDFIICIEMGIASVVHLYVFPSKPYELMGDRIPGSVSVLGDYASVDCPLDPDEVRDSERPIKLRLPQPDIEARSGMTIKESVKDVFIGGGGYIVNDVKFTVNQAVEPVEKGLTKFNEKLHKISQNIKRHDKDRRKTKDDSCITTTARRVIRGIDDPLLLGSISDSGIGRGRKHRRRSGYTSAESGGESSSDQSYGGYQIRGSRWVTKD; translated from the exons ATGAAGATTACAGATTATCTATTGGGTTATTCGCCTCCTATTTGGGCGACTTTGATAGCTGGAGTGTTTTTAGTCATAGCACTTACGCTTTCAGTGTATCTTATCTTCCAGCACCTCTCTTCATACAAGCATCCTGAG GAGCAGAAGTTCTTGATCGGG TTTGTATCATTGGTGGATCCATCGATTAGTGTCTATTGTTCGATTCTACGTGATTGCTATGAATCATTTGCCATGTATTGCTTTGGAAGATACCTTGTTGCTTGCTTGG GTGGGGAAGAGCGGACTATTGAATTCATGGAGAGACTAGGATATGCAAGTTCTAAAACTCCACTATTGGGACTCGATTGTGAAAAGGGAACTGTTAAGCACCCCTTTCCTATGAATTATATCCTAAGACCATGGAAACTTGGCCAATGGTTTTACCAAGTTGTCAAGTTTGGCATTGTCCAATAT ATGATAATCAAGTTATTGACTGCTCTTTTATCACTAattcttgaagcttttggtgtATATTGTGAAGGAGAATTCAAATGGGGATGTGG GTATCCTTATATGGCAGTGGTTCTCAATTTCAGTCAATCATGGGCTTTATACTGTCTAGTTCAATTTTATACTGTCACAAATGATGAACTGGCACACATAAAACCATTGGCCAAGTTTTTGACTTTTAAATCAATTGTGTTTTTGACTTGGTGGCAAGGTGTAGCTAttgccctttttttttctcttggtcTGTTCAGAAGCAAAATTGCTGAAGGCTTGGAGTTGAAGTCAAGTGTGCAAGACTTCATCATTTGTATAGAG ATGGGCATTGCTTCTGTAGTTCACCTATATGTTTTCCCTTCCAAACCTTATGAGCTTATGGGAGATCGCATACCTGGAAGTGTATCAGTCCTTGGAGACTATGCATCTGTTGATTGCCCTCTTGATCCTGATGAGGTTAGGGACAGCGAGCGACCCATAAAGCTACGCCTACCTCAGCCAGACATAGAGGCTCGAAGTGGAATGACCATCAAAGAAAGTGTGAAGGATGTATTTATTGGTGGCGGTGGATAT ATTGTTAATGATGTAAAATTTACAGTAAACCAAGCAGTTGAGCCTGTTGAGAAGGGGCTTACTAAGTTCAATGAGAAACTGCATAAGATCTCACAAAACATCAAGAGGCATGATAAAGACAGGAGAAAGACAAAGGATGATAGTTGCATTACAACAACAGCTAGAAGGGTAATTCGCGGCATAGATGATCCCCTCTTACTTGGGAGCATTAGTGATAGTGGTATTGGAAGGGGAAGGAAACATCGTAGAAGATCGGGATATACTAGTGCGGAAAGCGGAGGAGAAAGCAGCAGTGATCAGAGCTATGGTGGATATCAGATCAGGGGTAGTAGATGGGTTACAAAGGACTAA
- the LOC107945098 gene encoding protein LAZ1 isoform X4, with product MKITDYLLGYSPPIWATLIAGVFLVIALTLSVYLIFQHLSSYKHPEEQKFLIGVILMVPCYSVESFVSLVDPSISVYCSILRDCYESFAMYCFGRYLVACLGGEERTIEFMERLGYASSKTPLLGLDCEKGTVKHPFPMNYILRPWKLGQWFYQVVKFGIVQYMIIKLLTALLSLILEAFGVYCEGEFKWGCGYPYMAVVLNFSQSWALYCLVQFYTVTNDELAHIKPLAKFLTFKSIVFLTWWQGVAIALFFSLGLFRSKIAEGLELKSSVQDFIICIEHRWALLL from the exons ATGAAGATTACAGATTATCTATTGGGTTATTCGCCTCCTATTTGGGCGACTTTGATAGCTGGAGTGTTTTTAGTCATAGCACTTACGCTTTCAGTGTATCTTATCTTCCAGCACCTCTCTTCATACAAGCATCCTGAG GAGCAGAAGTTCTTGATCGGGGTAATTCTTATGGTTCCTTGCTATTCTGTAGAATCA TTTGTATCATTGGTGGATCCATCGATTAGTGTCTATTGTTCGATTCTACGTGATTGCTATGAATCATTTGCCATGTATTGCTTTGGAAGATACCTTGTTGCTTGCTTGG GTGGGGAAGAGCGGACTATTGAATTCATGGAGAGACTAGGATATGCAAGTTCTAAAACTCCACTATTGGGACTCGATTGTGAAAAGGGAACTGTTAAGCACCCCTTTCCTATGAATTATATCCTAAGACCATGGAAACTTGGCCAATGGTTTTACCAAGTTGTCAAGTTTGGCATTGTCCAATAT ATGATAATCAAGTTATTGACTGCTCTTTTATCACTAattcttgaagcttttggtgtATATTGTGAAGGAGAATTCAAATGGGGATGTGG GTATCCTTATATGGCAGTGGTTCTCAATTTCAGTCAATCATGGGCTTTATACTGTCTAGTTCAATTTTATACTGTCACAAATGATGAACTGGCACACATAAAACCATTGGCCAAGTTTTTGACTTTTAAATCAATTGTGTTTTTGACTTGGTGGCAAGGTGTAGCTAttgccctttttttttctcttggtcTGTTCAGAAGCAAAATTGCTGAAGGCTTGGAGTTGAAGTCAAGTGTGCAAGACTTCATCATTTGTATAGAG CACAGATGGGCATTGCTTCTGTAG
- the LOC107945096 gene encoding lysM domain-containing GPI-anchored protein 2 isoform X1, translated as MGFALLPVLVSVLTIQYSAAQSFKCSSSDPSTCHALVGYITVNNTNLGAIQSLFSVKNLRSLLGSNNLPLNTKRSYAIPAQQVIKVPINCLCNNNTGTSSGAPIYTVQPGDGLYHIAAEVFSRLLLYQQIAAANNIRDANLITIGDKLKIPLPCSCDEVDGQKVVHYAHMVKSGSSLGEIAQEFGTNEETLARINGIKADSDLKADQPIDVPLKACNSSVSSDSFDFPLLAANGTYLFTANGCVKCMCDAANNWTLHCEPSQNKPSKWDTCPSMKCQGAEGLSIGNSTAAGCNRSTCSYAGFNNSTIMTTLVQDSSSCSRTVSPPSNDVSRINSSWDCLFILVLLGFHLFQ; from the exons ATGGGTTTTGCTCTCCTTCCAGTTTTGGTCTCAGTTCTCACCATTCAGTACTCTGCAGCTCAAAGCTTCAAATGTAGCTCGAGCGACCCGAGTACATGTCATGCATTGGTCGGCTACATCACTGTTAACAACACCAACCTCGGCGCCATTCAATCCCTTTTTAGCGTCAAAAACCTCAGGAGTCTCCTTGGATCCAACAACTTACCTCTCAACACCAAGCGCAGCTATGCCATACCCGCACAACAGGTCATCAAAGTCCCCATCAATTGTTTGTGCAACAACAACACTGGAACTTCCAGCGGTGCTCCTATCTACACCGTTCAACCAGGTGACGGGCTCTACCACATTGCAGCTGAGGTGTTCTCGCGGTTACTGCTTTACCAGCAAATTGCAGCAGCCAATAATATTAGGGATGCCAATTTGATAACGATTGGGGACAAGCTCAAAATCCCCTTGCCCTGTAGCTGCGATGAAGTGGACGGCCAGAAAGTGGTGCATTACGCACATATGGTGAAGTCAGGGAGTTCTTTGGGGGAGATCGCTCAAGAGTTTGGAACTAATGAGGAGACTTTGGCTAGGATTAATGGGATCAAAGCCGACAGTGACTTAAAAGCTGACCAACCAATTGATGTTCCTCTCAAAG CCTGCAACTCATCCGTAAGCAGTGACTCCTTCGACTTCCCTTTACTTGCTGCTAATGGCACATACCTTTTCACTgcaaatggttgtgtgaaatgcaTGTGTGATGCTGCTAACAACTGGAC ATTACATTGTGAACCATCCCAGAATAAACCATCCAAGTGGGATACATGCCCATCCATGAAATGCCAAGGTGCCGAAGGTTTGTCTATTGGAAATAGCACCGCTGCAGGTTGCAATCGATCAACATGTTCCTACGCCGGCTTTAACAACTCAACCATCATGACAACCCTTGTTCAAGACTCCTCATCTTGTTCAA GAACAGTATCCCCTCCAAGCAATGATGTCTCAAGAATCAATTCGAGTTGGGACTGTCTTTTCATCTTGGTCTTGCTTGGTTTCCATCTATTCCAGTGA
- the LOC107945096 gene encoding lysM domain-containing GPI-anchored protein 2 isoform X2, with protein sequence MGFALLPVLVSVLTIQYSAAQSFKCSSSDPSTCHALVGYITVNNTNLGAIQSLFSVKNLRSLLGSNNLPLNTKRSYAIPAQQVIKVPINCLCNNNTGTSSGAPIYTVQPGDGLYHIAAEVFSRLLLYQQIAAANNIRDANLITIGDKLKIPLPCSCDEVDGQKVVHYAHMVKSGSSLGEIAQEFGTNEETLARINGIKADSDLKADQPIDVPLKACNSSVSSDSFDFPLLAANGTYLFTANGCVKCMCDAANNWTLHCEPSQNKPSKWDTCPSMKCQGAEGLSIGNSTAAGCNRSTCSYAGFNNSTIMTTLVQDSSSCSISPPSNDVSRINSSWDCLFILVLLGFHLFQ encoded by the exons ATGGGTTTTGCTCTCCTTCCAGTTTTGGTCTCAGTTCTCACCATTCAGTACTCTGCAGCTCAAAGCTTCAAATGTAGCTCGAGCGACCCGAGTACATGTCATGCATTGGTCGGCTACATCACTGTTAACAACACCAACCTCGGCGCCATTCAATCCCTTTTTAGCGTCAAAAACCTCAGGAGTCTCCTTGGATCCAACAACTTACCTCTCAACACCAAGCGCAGCTATGCCATACCCGCACAACAGGTCATCAAAGTCCCCATCAATTGTTTGTGCAACAACAACACTGGAACTTCCAGCGGTGCTCCTATCTACACCGTTCAACCAGGTGACGGGCTCTACCACATTGCAGCTGAGGTGTTCTCGCGGTTACTGCTTTACCAGCAAATTGCAGCAGCCAATAATATTAGGGATGCCAATTTGATAACGATTGGGGACAAGCTCAAAATCCCCTTGCCCTGTAGCTGCGATGAAGTGGACGGCCAGAAAGTGGTGCATTACGCACATATGGTGAAGTCAGGGAGTTCTTTGGGGGAGATCGCTCAAGAGTTTGGAACTAATGAGGAGACTTTGGCTAGGATTAATGGGATCAAAGCCGACAGTGACTTAAAAGCTGACCAACCAATTGATGTTCCTCTCAAAG CCTGCAACTCATCCGTAAGCAGTGACTCCTTCGACTTCCCTTTACTTGCTGCTAATGGCACATACCTTTTCACTgcaaatggttgtgtgaaatgcaTGTGTGATGCTGCTAACAACTGGAC ATTACATTGTGAACCATCCCAGAATAAACCATCCAAGTGGGATACATGCCCATCCATGAAATGCCAAGGTGCCGAAGGTTTGTCTATTGGAAATAGCACCGCTGCAGGTTGCAATCGATCAACATGTTCCTACGCCGGCTTTAACAACTCAACCATCATGACAACCCTTGTTCAAGACTCCTCATCTTGTTCAA TATCCCCTCCAAGCAATGATGTCTCAAGAATCAATTCGAGTTGGGACTGTCTTTTCATCTTGGTCTTGCTTGGTTTCCATCTATTCCAGTGA
- the LOC107945098 gene encoding protein LAZ1 isoform X3: protein MKITDYLLGYSPPIWATLIAGVFLVIALTLSVYLIFQHLSSYKHPEEQKFLIGVILMVPCYSVESFVSLVDPSISVYCSILRDCYESFAMYCFGRYLVACLGGEERTIEFMERLGYASSKTPLLGLDCEKGTVKHPFPMNYILRPWKLGQWFYQVVKFGIVQYMIIKLLTALLSLILEAFGVYCEGEFKWGCGYPYMAVVLNFSQSWALYCLVQFYTVTNDELAHIKPLAKFLTFKSIVFLTWWQGVAIALFFSLGLFRSKIAEGLELKSSVQDFIICIEYSSSTDGHCFCSSPICFPFQTL, encoded by the exons ATGAAGATTACAGATTATCTATTGGGTTATTCGCCTCCTATTTGGGCGACTTTGATAGCTGGAGTGTTTTTAGTCATAGCACTTACGCTTTCAGTGTATCTTATCTTCCAGCACCTCTCTTCATACAAGCATCCTGAG GAGCAGAAGTTCTTGATCGGGGTAATTCTTATGGTTCCTTGCTATTCTGTAGAATCA TTTGTATCATTGGTGGATCCATCGATTAGTGTCTATTGTTCGATTCTACGTGATTGCTATGAATCATTTGCCATGTATTGCTTTGGAAGATACCTTGTTGCTTGCTTGG GTGGGGAAGAGCGGACTATTGAATTCATGGAGAGACTAGGATATGCAAGTTCTAAAACTCCACTATTGGGACTCGATTGTGAAAAGGGAACTGTTAAGCACCCCTTTCCTATGAATTATATCCTAAGACCATGGAAACTTGGCCAATGGTTTTACCAAGTTGTCAAGTTTGGCATTGTCCAATAT ATGATAATCAAGTTATTGACTGCTCTTTTATCACTAattcttgaagcttttggtgtATATTGTGAAGGAGAATTCAAATGGGGATGTGG GTATCCTTATATGGCAGTGGTTCTCAATTTCAGTCAATCATGGGCTTTATACTGTCTAGTTCAATTTTATACTGTCACAAATGATGAACTGGCACACATAAAACCATTGGCCAAGTTTTTGACTTTTAAATCAATTGTGTTTTTGACTTGGTGGCAAGGTGTAGCTAttgccctttttttttctcttggtcTGTTCAGAAGCAAAATTGCTGAAGGCTTGGAGTTGAAGTCAAGTGTGCAAGACTTCATCATTTGTATAGAG TATTCCTCCAGCACAGATGGGCATTGCTTCTGTAGTTCACCTATATGTTTTCCCTTCCAAACCTTATGA
- the LOC107945098 gene encoding protein LAZ1 isoform X1, producing MKITDYLLGYSPPIWATLIAGVFLVIALTLSVYLIFQHLSSYKHPEEQKFLIGVILMVPCYSVESFVSLVDPSISVYCSILRDCYESFAMYCFGRYLVACLGGEERTIEFMERLGYASSKTPLLGLDCEKGTVKHPFPMNYILRPWKLGQWFYQVVKFGIVQYMIIKLLTALLSLILEAFGVYCEGEFKWGCGYPYMAVVLNFSQSWALYCLVQFYTVTNDELAHIKPLAKFLTFKSIVFLTWWQGVAIALFFSLGLFRSKIAEGLELKSSVQDFIICIEMGIASVVHLYVFPSKPYELMGDRIPGSVSVLGDYASVDCPLDPDEVRDSERPIKLRLPQPDIEARSGMTIKESVKDVFIGGGGYIVNDVKFTVNQAVEPVEKGLTKFNEKLHKISQNIKRHDKDRRKTKDDSCITTTARRVIRGIDDPLLLGSISDSGIGRGRKHRRRSGYTSAESGGESSSDQSYGGYQIRGSRWVTKD from the exons ATGAAGATTACAGATTATCTATTGGGTTATTCGCCTCCTATTTGGGCGACTTTGATAGCTGGAGTGTTTTTAGTCATAGCACTTACGCTTTCAGTGTATCTTATCTTCCAGCACCTCTCTTCATACAAGCATCCTGAG GAGCAGAAGTTCTTGATCGGGGTAATTCTTATGGTTCCTTGCTATTCTGTAGAATCA TTTGTATCATTGGTGGATCCATCGATTAGTGTCTATTGTTCGATTCTACGTGATTGCTATGAATCATTTGCCATGTATTGCTTTGGAAGATACCTTGTTGCTTGCTTGG GTGGGGAAGAGCGGACTATTGAATTCATGGAGAGACTAGGATATGCAAGTTCTAAAACTCCACTATTGGGACTCGATTGTGAAAAGGGAACTGTTAAGCACCCCTTTCCTATGAATTATATCCTAAGACCATGGAAACTTGGCCAATGGTTTTACCAAGTTGTCAAGTTTGGCATTGTCCAATAT ATGATAATCAAGTTATTGACTGCTCTTTTATCACTAattcttgaagcttttggtgtATATTGTGAAGGAGAATTCAAATGGGGATGTGG GTATCCTTATATGGCAGTGGTTCTCAATTTCAGTCAATCATGGGCTTTATACTGTCTAGTTCAATTTTATACTGTCACAAATGATGAACTGGCACACATAAAACCATTGGCCAAGTTTTTGACTTTTAAATCAATTGTGTTTTTGACTTGGTGGCAAGGTGTAGCTAttgccctttttttttctcttggtcTGTTCAGAAGCAAAATTGCTGAAGGCTTGGAGTTGAAGTCAAGTGTGCAAGACTTCATCATTTGTATAGAG ATGGGCATTGCTTCTGTAGTTCACCTATATGTTTTCCCTTCCAAACCTTATGAGCTTATGGGAGATCGCATACCTGGAAGTGTATCAGTCCTTGGAGACTATGCATCTGTTGATTGCCCTCTTGATCCTGATGAGGTTAGGGACAGCGAGCGACCCATAAAGCTACGCCTACCTCAGCCAGACATAGAGGCTCGAAGTGGAATGACCATCAAAGAAAGTGTGAAGGATGTATTTATTGGTGGCGGTGGATAT ATTGTTAATGATGTAAAATTTACAGTAAACCAAGCAGTTGAGCCTGTTGAGAAGGGGCTTACTAAGTTCAATGAGAAACTGCATAAGATCTCACAAAACATCAAGAGGCATGATAAAGACAGGAGAAAGACAAAGGATGATAGTTGCATTACAACAACAGCTAGAAGGGTAATTCGCGGCATAGATGATCCCCTCTTACTTGGGAGCATTAGTGATAGTGGTATTGGAAGGGGAAGGAAACATCGTAGAAGATCGGGATATACTAGTGCGGAAAGCGGAGGAGAAAGCAGCAGTGATCAGAGCTATGGTGGATATCAGATCAGGGGTAGTAGATGGGTTACAAAGGACTAA